The Pelodiscus sinensis isolate JC-2024 chromosome 10, ASM4963464v1, whole genome shotgun sequence genome has a segment encoding these proteins:
- the AHSG gene encoding alpha-2-HS-glycoprotein, with amino-acid sequence MKALVALLLLTQLLNCKSIPVGPFQPLLSRVIDCDDPESEEAAAIAVDYINSHNLHGYKFALNSIEKIKVLPRRPTGELFLLELDLLQTECHIVNPLPAENCTVRPITDHVVEGECDVKLLKLDGSFSMLSRKCHSKPDSAEDIIQICPDCPLLAVLNDTRVINAVNLALAQYNGEHEDVYLRLVEIGRAQILHLPDSVSVEFAVVVTNCSGKDAQEHVDGCLPEDQVRFGFCKASVLTEGNITVSCEVYGHQAGVTHDHLTKEHLGGEIPSLSKGFKHHDLRHFHRGPAQDTSDSSSQEAPVATPPAAPVAKRDVGAVLDPSHPPPPIDPIPGHRLPLCPGRIRHYQV; translated from the exons ATGAAGGCATTAGTAGCTTTACTATTGCTCACTCAGCTCCTAAACTGCAAAAGTATCCCAGTgggtcccttccagcccctgcTTTCACGAGTCATTGACTGTGACGACCCAGAGTCCGAAGAAGCAGCCGCTATAGCGGTGGACTACATCAATAGCCACAATCTTCATGGATACAAGTTCGCACTGAACAGCATTGAGAAGATCAAGGTGCTGCCCAGG AGGCCTACTGGAGAGCTATTTCTGCTTGAACTTGACTTACTACAGACTGAATGCCACATTGTGAATCCCCTGCCTGCTGAGAATTGTACTGTAAGGCCAATAACAGACCAT GTTGTTGAAGGCGAGTGTGATGTTAAATTGCTCAAGCTGGATGGAAGCTTTTCCATGTTATCTAGAAAATGTCACTCAAAACCAG ACTCAGCCGAAGATATTATTCAAATCTGCCCCGACTGTCCACTTTTAGCCGTTTTAAATGACACTCGGGTGATCAATGCTGTTAATCTTGCACTCGCTCAGTATAACGGAGAACATGAAGATGTCTACCTCAGACTCGTTGAAATCGGACGAGCTCAAATTCTG CATCTCCCAGACTCTGTCTCGGTCGAGTTTGCCGTTGTTGTCACTAACTGCTCAGGCAAAGATGCCCAGGAACACGTGGATGGTTGTCTGCCTGAAGATCAAGTG CGATTTGGCTTCTGCAAGGCATCAGTTCTCACCGAAGGCAACATCACAGTGTCCTGCGAAGTTTATGGCCATCAG GCTGGAGTGACCCATGATCACCTGACCAAAGAACACTTGGGAGGAGAGATTCCCTCCTTGTCAAAAGGCTTCAAGCACCATGATCTCAGGCATTTCCACCGCGGCCCTGCCCAGGATACATCAGACTCCAGCTCCCAAGAAGCTCCTGTTGCAACACCACCAGCAGCGCCCGTGGCCAAAAGAGATGTTGGGGCTGTACTCGATCcatctcaccctcctcccccaatagaTCCAATTCCAGGTCACAGACTTCCTCTGTGTCCTGGGAGGATACGGCATTACCAAGTGTAG